Below is a window of Impatiens glandulifera chromosome 2, dImpGla2.1, whole genome shotgun sequence DNA.
ATGGAACAAGATGTTGAGAAGTTCATGCAGGATCATACTCAACAGCAAATGGAATTCCCTCAACTTCCAACCTCTTATTTGCGTTTAGCTGCTCATAGGGTGGCACAACACTACTTCTTGCAGTCAATGGTTTTACTTGACAATAATCTACCTGATAGTGCTGCTTCCAGGATTATTGTACGAAAGACTTCAGAGTCTCGATTTCCTTTGATCCGTCTTGCGGACATCCCTGTACATTTACCAACCGAAGAAGGGGATGTTGTCAAAGTTGCTATAAAACAGAGATCACAGAAGTGGTCACAAGTTAATAGTTCAAACTCAAATTCCATGAAAGGCAATAGTTCAAAAAGTGTGGAGGAAAGAAAAGAGGATTACAACCGGGCTCGCGCACGGATTTTTAGTTCCAGCAGTTCTAATGGAGGAAGTAGTGTGAGAACAGAGATTGAACAAAAGCCACGAGATAATCTCCACTACGGTTCATCCGGATTAGCTAAGGTAGATGCAAAACCTGTTCCTGTGAGAGTTGATAATAGTGGCTGGGAACCTGTTCCCGCGAGAGTTGATAATAGCGGATGGGATTATGTTGATTCTTCAGCTAGTCGTAGTAGATTAGGTAGAAATTGGACAGAAAATGATCAAGTTGGTAGGTCTAATCCGAACAATAGGGTTGCTATTTTCCGGGACCGTGAAACTGAACGCAGAGATCCTGATTATGATCGCAATTATGATAGGTACGACTTTTCTCTCTCCCTTtctcatcattttcaaataggGTTGTGATTCATGCATGTCAAAATATTGCAGCGTATTTGTAACATGTTTGAATATTCTCACCTAAAGATGGATTGAATCATAGATTTTGCAGGTATAGAACAtgtttgatctagggttatttgaataaccaagtggctatttccaaataaccttgTTATTTGAGcttatttgggtaaaaagacaTTGTGGGaatacatatataatgaaataatagctttttttttagtttgtaaatagaggttattttggttgatgatttgaatgatgtaaTTGATGAGTATATTGTTGATTGAATAGTGTTCATTTGAAATTACTCTCAAATGAAGCACATTAAACAAGGCCCTAGTGTGCTTactgcttttttttttatcagattTGTCTTCTGGATCTTATTACTCCTACACGTACATTATCAATTGATTATACTCTTTACTGTTCCTACACGGTGACACTTTTTTGCTCTTCCTACAGCAAGCATTTTTTTTCTTGTCAATTGCTTGAATTGGTTAAGGTTTTTCTGATAACTACATGTCATATGATATATAGATGacatatttttccaattttgatCGACATATTTGCATctagttttgaaataaaatcatgTTAATAGTCTTCTTTTATAAGAACAAATGTATTTTTGTTAGAGTAGGAAATTCATGTATAATTTTCCTTTTTCCCTATTTAATTATGTCATGTTGGAAATTGGTGGTAAACATACAAGGAGATGTGCCAATTACAAGGGCATGACCTGTGATTTCATACTTGCTATCTGATTGAGTCTTATTTTTGGAGGTGtgaagtattaattattttcttctctAGATATATGCAAAGATTTGATCCTGGATTTGGCTTCAGTGGTGGGCCATACATCATACAACCAATGTATGCACCTGCATTGAACTACAATACTGAGTTCCCACAGTTGGGTTCGGTTAGACCTGTAGTATCTAGTGAACAACCACCACAACCACTCCAACAGCACTTACCCGTGCCATGGGTTGCTGCACCATCAACCCATGGTGGAATGACTTATGGTCATCCAGATGCTCTCGTGCCTCCATTTAGTCCCAATCACGTTGGCCCGAGGTCCGCTTCTGCTTTATATTTGCATTCAACACAATATCCTTGCCACCAACGTATTGGAATGCCATTTGTCCTTCCTCATGAGCAAGTTCAACCATTTTCACAGGTATATGTGCTCTCTTTTCTCCTCTTCTTGCAGAGATTCTCACAGTTGTTGTTTTTTATGCAAATGAGGGCATATGTGGAGTTATCTTTCTTTCCTCCTTGCTTATCAATCTAATGGCTTATTTTCTACGTACACTATATAATAAATTACACTCTTGTTTAATTGAGTGCTTAATATTACACTAActttacataattttctttaagcTTCTACATATTGCACTGCATAATAAGCTTAATAATAGACTTGAGCTTGTTATTATATGCTAATAAGTTTTCTGTATGCTGAATTCACTATATAATTTGAACATTCATTGATATCGAATACAGATCCAGTTTCTAATTATGTAAAACTAATTCcataaagtttattattattttttttcattaaaagttaTACATGTCATATTATTCGTCTCATTTTCAAATGACTAAATTACCTTGTAGACGATTTTTGTCCTTCTACATGTCTCCACACCCCACCAAAGAAAAATTAGGTATTGGAAAACCTCTTGCAATGGCATAGTTAAAACTAAAAAGTCTCAAGTGTTAGTTTTGGTTGAAATGGAAGAATTATAGAGTGTATTAAAAATTTCTGCTTTCGAATTATGGAGGactttgtatttatttattatatctttttCAGTCTCATCAGCAACAACCTGATGCAAGTTTTGGATTGGCCCGGCCCCGTTAAGGGGCACGGGCTGTG
It encodes the following:
- the LOC124925585 gene encoding uncharacterized protein LOC124925585, whose translation is MEGSPEDLGAPPDSWEVADLDASMSRLLLSSSSSSNKKESSPNPSLSSFDSASLELSDVSPSSTVPTDNKSKGVSEDLINSVDQFLREALQNPRERLSVLRMEQDVEKFMQDHTQQQMEFPQLPTSYLRLAAHRVAQHYFLQSMVLLDNNLPDSAASRIIVRKTSESRFPLIRLADIPVHLPTEEGDVVKVAIKQRSQKWSQVNSSNSNSMKGNSSKSVEERKEDYNRARARIFSSSSSNGGSSVRTEIEQKPRDNLHYGSSGLAKVDAKPVPVRVDNSGWEPVPARVDNSGWDYVDSSASRSRLGRNWTENDQVGRSNPNNRVAIFRDRETERRDPDYDRNYDRYMQRFDPGFGFSGGPYIIQPMYAPALNYNTEFPQLGSVRPVVSSEQPPQPLQQHLPVPWVAAPSTHGGMTYGHPDALVPPFSPNHVGPRSASALYLHSTQYPCHQRIGMPFVLPHEQVQPFSQSHQQQPDASFGLARPR